A window from Patescibacteria group bacterium encodes these proteins:
- a CDS encoding DUF523 domain-containing protein, with product MNNKCKPKLISACLLGIKCRWDAKFKPCQKAIELFKQGQVIPVCPEQLGGLPTPRIPQEIQKDGRVLNKEGREVTEEFKKGASETLRIAKLLGVKEFIGKSKSPSCGFGKTYDGTFSGTLVKGNGVTADLLSKNGIKVITEKNL from the coding sequence ATGAATAATAAATGCAAACCAAAATTAATAAGTGCCTGTCTTTTGGGTATTAAATGCCGGTGGGATGCAAAATTTAAACCTTGCCAAAAAGCAATTGAATTATTTAAACAAGGCCAGGTTATTCCCGTATGCCCGGAACAATTAGGAGGTTTGCCTACTCCTAGAATTCCCCAGGAGATTCAAAAAGACGGCAGAGTATTAAATAAAGAAGGGAGAGAAGTAACGGAGGAATTTAAAAAGGGAGCTAGCGAAACCTTAAGAATAGCCAAATTATTAGGAGTGAAAGAATTCATTGGTAAGTCAAAAAGTCCTTCTTGTGGTTTTGGCAAGACTTATGATGGTACTTTTTCGGGTACTTTAGTAAAAGGTAACGGAGTTACAGCAGATCTTTTATCTAAAAATGGTATAAAAGTAATAACGGAAAAAAATTTATAA
- a CDS encoding type IV secretion system DNA-binding domain-containing protein: protein MYIFLQALLDPDSGALPTVNTIKDQENGFLAHPVIGAIFYIILFLFILAVAAFIIRYFMRRKYYRSDSLRRDIMLVTLPKERTQEEKEGQPESNIQEMIDQVEVWYANMGGMRAQRGLKAFFRGRQDFFSLEIVAHEGLISFYVVTPHYLQNYMEEQIHAQFPKANIEIVEDHNIFKPDSQVTATNLVFRKKFIFPIKTYRHIDTDPLSALTNTLSKLDNDEGAVIQFICRSAKGQWHNQGAKVARKMHEGKKLKEATGGSSRFFNVIREIYRIFVPKKEEQPQTPGLVQLSARDEEIAKSIEEKTSRAGFDVNVRLIVSSKTKQRANHILKGIIDSFNQYTLYEYGNGFTKKGSFKMNKLIEHYIYRTFDEKRKVILNTEEMASLFHFPLSITETPNIRWLEARKAPAPINIPKEGIILGKNVYRNVEKEIRMKVEDRRRHAYLIGMTGTGKSALMEEMAKQDIAKGRGVCLVDPHGDLVENVLRCVPKERADDVIIFDPSDTERPMGLNMLEAKDPAEADFAVQEMIAIFHKLFPPEMIGPMFEHNMRNVMLTLIADKEYPGTITDIPRMFSDKDFQEYKVKKVDDPIVRSFWEKEMAKTSDFHKSEMLGYLISKVGRFVENKMMRNIIGQSRSGFNFDKIMDESKILLVSLSKGKVGEVNSNLLGLIIVSKLQMAAMARAKMPEEERKDFYLYIDEFQNFITDSIATILSEARKYRLNLTMAHQYLGQLVEKGDTKIRDAVLGNVGSMISFRIGVDDAEIIAKQFSPTFSEYDVTNIPRFNAYVKLLIDNSASKPFNMATYPPQPGSREIAEKIKELSRQKFARPVSEVDSEILKRTKLGSEKPEEKSIKTDSDRK from the coding sequence ATGTATATTTTTTTACAAGCCTTACTAGATCCTGACAGCGGTGCTTTGCCGACAGTTAATACTATCAAAGACCAAGAAAATGGATTTCTGGCTCATCCAGTAATTGGGGCTATTTTTTATATTATTTTATTTTTATTTATTCTGGCGGTGGCAGCTTTTATTATTCGTTATTTTATGCGACGCAAATACTATCGCTCTGATTCTTTAAGGCGTGATATAATGCTGGTCACCTTGCCTAAGGAAAGAACCCAGGAAGAAAAAGAAGGCCAGCCCGAATCAAATATTCAGGAAATGATTGATCAAGTAGAAGTTTGGTACGCCAATATGGGCGGCATGAGAGCCCAGAGGGGGTTAAAGGCTTTTTTCCGTGGCCGGCAGGATTTTTTCTCTTTAGAAATAGTGGCTCATGAAGGCTTAATTTCTTTTTATGTGGTCACACCCCATTATTTACAAAATTACATGGAAGAGCAAATTCACGCCCAGTTTCCCAAAGCCAATATTGAAATAGTGGAAGACCATAATATATTTAAGCCGGATAGTCAGGTGACGGCTACTAATTTAGTTTTTAGGAAAAAATTTATATTTCCGATTAAAACCTATAGACATATTGATACAGATCCCTTGAGTGCTTTAACTAACACTCTCTCCAAGTTAGATAATGATGAAGGAGCGGTTATTCAATTTATTTGTCGGAGTGCTAAGGGTCAGTGGCACAACCAGGGAGCCAAAGTAGCCCGGAAAATGCACGAAGGTAAAAAATTAAAAGAAGCTACTGGAGGAAGCAGTCGTTTTTTTAATGTTATCAGGGAAATTTATCGGATTTTTGTGCCCAAGAAAGAAGAACAACCTCAAACCCCGGGCCTGGTACAGTTATCAGCCCGTGATGAAGAAATAGCCAAAAGTATTGAAGAAAAAACCTCGCGAGCTGGTTTTGATGTCAACGTAAGATTAATAGTTTCCTCTAAAACTAAACAAAGAGCCAATCATATTTTAAAAGGTATTATTGATTCATTTAACCAATATACTCTTTACGAATACGGGAACGGATTTACTAAAAAGGGTTCTTTTAAAATGAATAAATTAATCGAGCACTATATCTATCGTACTTTTGATGAAAAAAGAAAGGTAATTTTAAATACCGAAGAAATGGCCAGTTTATTCCATTTTCCTTTAAGTATTACTGAAACTCCCAATATTCGCTGGCTGGAAGCTAGAAAAGCCCCAGCTCCGATAAATATTCCAAAAGAAGGTATAATTTTAGGTAAGAATGTTTACCGTAATGTAGAAAAGGAAATCCGCATGAAAGTAGAAGACAGGAGAAGACACGCTTATCTTATTGGTATGACCGGTACTGGTAAGTCAGCTTTAATGGAAGAAATGGCTAAGCAGGATATTGCCAAAGGCCGGGGGGTTTGCTTGGTCGATCCTCACGGAGATTTAGTGGAAAATGTTTTGCGTTGTGTGCCTAAAGAAAGAGCGGATGATGTTATAATATTTGATCCATCTGATACAGAGAGACCGATGGGTCTAAATATGCTGGAAGCTAAAGATCCGGCCGAAGCTGATTTTGCGGTTCAGGAAATGATTGCTATTTTTCATAAACTTTTTCCGCCGGAAATGATTGGCCCTATGTTTGAGCACAATATGAGAAACGTGATGCTTACTTTAATCGCTGATAAAGAATACCCGGGTACTATTACTGATATTCCCCGGATGTTTTCTGATAAAGACTTTCAGGAGTATAAAGTTAAAAAAGTAGATGATCCTATAGTTAGATCTTTTTGGGAAAAAGAAATGGCTAAAACCTCGGACTTTCATAAGTCAGAAATGCTGGGTTACTTAATTTCCAAAGTTGGCCGTTTTGTGGAAAATAAAATGATGAGAAACATTATTGGCCAATCCAGGTCCGGCTTTAATTTTGATAAAATAATGGATGAAAGTAAGATTTTATTAGTTAGTTTATCAAAGGGCAAAGTAGGGGAGGTCAATTCTAATTTACTGGGCTTAATTATTGTTTCTAAGCTGCAAATGGCGGCCATGGCCCGGGCTAAAATGCCAGAAGAAGAAAGAAAGGATTTTTATCTTTATATTGATGAGTTTCAAAATTTTATCACCGATTCTATTGCTACCATATTGTCTGAAGCTAGAAAATACCGGCTTAATTTAACTATGGCTCATCAGTATCTCGGGCAGTTGGTGGAAAAAGGCGATACTAAAATTAGAGACGCTGTTTTAGGTAATGTCGGCAGCATGATTTCTTTTAGAATTGGGGTTGATGATGCGGAAATAATTGCTAAACAATTTTCTCCCACATTTAGTGAATATGACGTGACTAATATTCCTCGGTTTAATGCTTATGTTAAACTTCTAATTGATAACAGTGCTTCCAAACCTTTTAATATGGCTACTTATCCGCCACAGCCAGGTAGCCGGGAAATAGCTGAAAAGATAAAAGAGCTCTCACGCCAAAAATTTGCCCGCCCCGTCAGTGAAGTTGATAGTGAAATTCTAAAAAGAACCAAACTAGGCTCAGAAAAACCAGAAGAGAAATCAATTAAAACTGATTCTGATAGAAAATAA
- the dnaX gene encoding DNA polymerase III subunit gamma/tau yields MSLTLYRKYRPKNFEELVGQNHIKETLLNEIKSKNWAHAYLFNGPKGVGKTTTARLLAKAVNCQQRKEGEPCNQCQACQEIIKGQALDVIEIDAASHTQVDNIRENIIPNARTVPSRLDYKVFIIDEVHMLSLSAFNALLKILEEPPAHVIFILATTEIHKLPETIISRCQRFDFQNVNPREVKKRLEKIAKKEKIKIDDEVLLTIASLAEGSIRDAEVILGQVFSLGEKKITKEVAELVLPRSNFKLIYQLFKALIKKDKTKSIEIINQLIKEGVDIKNFTKQFLDFLRKVLLIKVDKRLEKFSYFEVEDKSEEDFYNFIKRTDLKVLNLMINKLLKYKKEISYVSIPQLPLELFAIDICHFDEESKPIDFKNNNDNNSHSSQKNTSSLPKKKSESSKDKNKSNINTESQKLKSNKNTPVLKKAYQKWPNIISHLNKKNHSLALVLKNCQPIEHKEDKLIIGCNFKFHQERLSDNKNIVKIEKVIGKFFKKPLRIKFVISQVNINRKSSKLGQKDKKNEDFEDVLKSFDGQVLKA; encoded by the coding sequence ATGTCTTTGACTCTTTATCGTAAGTACCGGCCCAAGAATTTTGAAGAATTGGTCGGTCAAAACCACATCAAAGAAACCCTTTTAAATGAAATTAAAAGTAAAAACTGGGCTCATGCCTATCTTTTTAACGGTCCCAAAGGAGTGGGCAAGACGACCACGGCTCGTCTTTTAGCTAAGGCTGTTAACTGTCAGCAAAGAAAAGAGGGTGAGCCTTGTAATCAGTGTCAGGCTTGCCAGGAAATAATAAAAGGGCAGGCTTTGGACGTGATTGAAATAGACGCCGCTTCACATACCCAGGTGGATAATATTCGGGAAAATATTATTCCCAACGCCCGCACTGTACCTTCAAGGCTGGATTATAAAGTCTTTATAATTGATGAAGTGCACATGCTCTCATTATCTGCTTTTAACGCTCTGCTCAAGATACTGGAAGAACCCCCGGCCCATGTTATATTTATTCTGGCTACTACTGAGATTCATAAGCTACCGGAAACGATTATATCTAGATGCCAGAGATTTGATTTTCAAAATGTTAATCCAAGAGAGGTAAAAAAAAGACTGGAAAAAATTGCCAAAAAAGAAAAGATTAAAATTGATGACGAGGTTTTATTAACTATTGCTTCTTTGGCTGAAGGTTCAATTCGAGACGCTGAAGTTATACTGGGCCAGGTTTTTTCTCTAGGTGAGAAAAAAATAACCAAAGAAGTAGCTGAATTAGTTTTACCCCGTTCGAATTTTAAATTAATTTACCAGCTTTTTAAAGCCCTGATAAAAAAGGATAAGACTAAAAGCATTGAAATCATTAATCAATTGATAAAAGAAGGGGTTGATATTAAAAATTTCACCAAACAGTTTCTGGATTTTTTGCGCAAAGTTCTTTTAATAAAAGTAGATAAAAGACTGGAGAAATTCTCTTATTTTGAAGTTGAAGATAAATCAGAAGAGGATTTTTATAATTTTATTAAAAGAACGGACTTAAAGGTTTTAAATTTAATGATAAATAAACTCTTAAAATACAAAAAAGAAATTAGCTATGTTTCTATACCTCAATTACCGCTGGAATTATTTGCTATAGACATATGTCACTTTGATGAGGAAAGTAAGCCAATTGATTTTAAAAATAATAATGATAATAATAGTCATTCTAGTCAAAAAAATACTTCATCTTTACCGAAAAAGAAAAGTGAGAGCTCCAAAGATAAAAATAAATCCAATATAAATACAGAAAGTCAAAAATTAAAATCAAATAAAAATACTCCAGTTTTAAAAAAAGCCTATCAAAAATGGCCTAATATTATTAGTCATTTAAATAAAAAAAATCATTCCTTAGCCTTAGTTTTAAAAAATTGCCAGCCCATAGAACATAAAGAGGATAAATTAATAATTGGCTGTAATTTTAAGTTTCATCAGGAAAGATTGAGTGATAATAAAAATATAGTTAAGATAGAAAAGGTAATTGGTAAATTTTTTAAAAAACCCTTGAGAATAAAATTTGTAATCAGTCAGGTTAATATTAACCGAAAGTCCAGTAAACTTGGGCAAAAAGATAAAAAAAATGAAGACTTTGAGGATGTTCTAAAATCATTTGACGGGCAGGTTTTAAAAGCTTAA